The DNA window GTGGGACGAGTCGAGCCAGATCTTGCTCGCGGCGCGCGATCGGTTCGGCATCAAGCCGCTGTACTATGCGCACCACGAAGGGCGGTTGTATCTCGCCTCCGAGGCCAAGGCGCTCTTCGCGGCCGGCGTGCCCGCGCGGTGGGATTACGAGTCCTATTTTCAAACGGCGCACGTCTATTTCGACCAGGACCGCAGCCTGTTCGCCGGCGTCTACCAGGTGCCGCCGGGACATTATCTGCTGGCCACGCCCGAACGCGTGCAAGTGGTCTGCTATTGGGACTTCGATTATCCGCAGCGCGAAGTGCTCGCCGCCAAGCCGCAGGACCCACGGGAATACATCGAGCGCTTGCGGGCCGAGCTCGATCACGCCGTGCGGCTGCGTTTGCGGGCCGACGTTCCGGTGGGCTGCTACCTGAGCGGCGGCATCGATTCGTGCACGCTGCTGGGCATTGCATCGCAGCATCACCCGGAGCCGATCAAGGCGTTCACGCTCTGTTTCGAAGATGCCGCCGCCTACAACGAGCAACACGTGGCCGAAGAAATGGCCCGGCTCGCGGGGGCTGATTTTCACGCGCTGCCGATTCGCCAGCCGCAGTTGGCCGACAGCTTTGCCGACGCGGTCTGGCACAGCGAAACGATCACCTCGAACCCGCACGGCGTGGCTAAGTTCCTGTTGAGCGAGCGGGTGCGCGAGCATGGCTACAAGGTGGTGCTCACCGGCGAGGGTTCGGACGAGATCCTGGGCGGCTACGCGCATTTCCGCCGCGACATGCTGCTGTACAACTCACCGCCGCGCGACCCGGCCGAAATCGAGCGGCTGCTGGCCGAATTGGAAGACGCCAACGAGGTCTCGCGCGGCATCCTGCTGCCCACCGGCCAGGTGATGCAGTTGGACGTCGTGCGCAACATGCTCGGCTTCGTGCCCTCGTGGATCGAGACGCGCAGCGCCAACAGCGTCCGCTACCGGCGGATGTTTCGGCCGGAATTTCTCGAGGGGTTCGGCGCCCGCGATCCGTTTCGCCTGTTCCTCGAGCGGATGCCGCTACGGGGCCAGTTGCGCGGCCGCGATCCGGTCAACCAGTCGCTGTACTTGTGGACCAAGTCGATGCTGCCGAATTACCTGCTCAACTTCCTCGGCGACCGGATGGAGATGGCCCATTCGATCGAGGGGCGCGTGCCGTTTCTGGATCACAAGGTCGTCGAACTGATCCGCGACATGCCGGTGCATCTGAAGATCAACGGTATGACCGAGAAATATGCCCTGCGCGAGGCGGCGCGCCCCGTGCTCACCGACACGGTCTACAAGCGGCAGAAACACCCGTTCCTCGCGCCGCCCTCGGGGCTCGATCCGCAGGGTCGGCTGAGCCAGATGATGAACGACGTGCTGCGCGGGCCGGTGCTCGAGTCGCAGCCGTTCTACGAACCGGCCGCGGTGATCTATTTGCTCGACAAGATGGCCGATTTCGACGATCGCAAGCGTTCCGGCGTCTCGTACATCCTGACGACGGTGCTCAGCGCCTGCGTCTTGCACGAGCGATACGGGCTGTAGACCGAACGGCGTTTTTCCAGAGCCGCGCTCGTAGGGAGGCCTGCCATGTACGATCTCGATCAGACGATTTGCGAGCGCCGGAGCGTGCGCGGGTTCTTGCCCGATCGGCCGGTGCCCGCGGCGACGATCCGCGAGTGCCTCGAGTTGGCGCAGCGGGCCCCTTCGAATTGCAACGTGCAGCCGTGGCGCGTGTTTCTGGCGTCGGGCGCGGGCTGCGAGCGGTTGCGCCGCACGCTGGCCGAAGCCATTGGCCGTGGTGAGATGCCCAACCCCGAGGACGAGCAGGACAAGTTTCCGCCGCCGTATCGGCGATTGCAGGTCGACTGCGCCGTGCGGATGTACAACGAGATGGGCATCGGCCGCGACGACCACGCAGGACGGATGCAGGCGATGATGCGCAATTTCGAGCTGTTCGACGCGCCGCACGTGGCCATCGTCTGCATGGAGAAATACTACGGGCTCGGCGTCGCGCTCGACGTCGGCATGTGGGTCCAGACCTTCATGCTGGCCCTCTGGTCGCGTGGCGTGCAATCGTGCCCGCAGGCCAGCCTGCGGCAGTACCCGACGATTTTCAAATCGGTGCTCGGGATCCCGGACGAGCTGCGCATGTTGTGCGGCGTGACGTTCGGCTACGAAGACCCGGCGGTACCGGCCAACCGCACGCGTCAAACCCGTGAGCCGATCGACGCGAACGTGGTGTTTGTCGACGCGTGAGCGCGACGAGACGCGCGAAGGGAGATCGTTACGTCAGCCATCCGGGCAGCGCCGCGGCCTGCTTGACCCACTTCGACATTTGTGCTTCGTCGAGTTGATCGCCTGCGCGGATGTCGATCCAGCGCGCGTCCTTGCTGCGCTCGGTGCCACCAGGCGGGACCGGTCGCAGCGAGGCGCCGGTGAAAAACGTCACCTTCACGTAGTGGGTAAATACGTGGAACGACAGGAACCAGCCGTGGCCTTCGATCCCATAAAAGGGTGAATTCCACTTCACGGCCTTACGCACCTTGGGCGCGGACTTCACGATCAGCGCGTCGAGCCGCTTGCCGAGGTCGCGCTTCCAGCCCGGCATTGCGGCGATATACGCCTGCACGGGCGCATCGCCGTCGGCCTTGGCGATTTGCGGATTGCCGCCCGAAAGCAGCACGACGCCTTTCTTGGCCTTGGGCTTCGCCTTGTTCTCGGTCATCGATCGTTCTCTTGCTGCACCAACGAAAAGGCGCAGGCGCCCAACATTCGGCGAGCCGTTCGCAGCGAGCGGAAGGCCCGTCAACGATTGGCGTTGTTCAAAGCGCAGCCGGGCCTATTTCGGCGCCATGCGGATGGCGCCGTCGAGGCGGATGCATTCGCCGTTGATCATCGGGTTTTCGATGATGTGACAGGCCAAGGCGGCGTACTCCTTGGGCTGGCCCAGCCGTGACGGGAACGGCACCTGCGCCCCCAGCGACTTCTTGGCCTCGTCCGGCAGGGCCTGCATCATCGGCGTATCGAACAGGCCCGGCGCGACGGTCACGACGCGGATGCCGAAACGGGCCAGTTCACGGGCGATCGGCAGGGTCATCGCCACGACGCCCCCTTTCGAGGCCGAGTAAGCGGCCTGGCCGATCTGGCCGTCGAACGCGGCGACCGAGGCCGTGTTGATGATCACGCCGCGCTCGTTGTCTTCGTTCACCGGCGGCGCGCCGGTCATGGCCGCGCCCACCAGCCGGATGACGTTGAAGGTCCCGATCAGGTTGATGTTCACGATCGTCGTGAACAGCTCCAGATCATGCGGGCCCTCCTTCGGGCAGACCCGCGCGGCCCAGCCGACGCCCGCGCAGTTGATCGCGCCGTGCAGGCCGCCGAAGTGGCTTTGCGCGGCGGCGATGCAGGCCTGCACCTGCTCGGTCTTGCTGACGTCGGTCGCCAGGAATCGGGCCGACGAGCCCAGCTCTTTCACCAGGGCTTGACCTTGCTCGTCCTTCAAGTCGGCGATGATCGCATTGCCGCCCTTGGCGAGAATCTGGCGCACCGTGGCCTCGCCGAGGCCCGAAGCTCCGCCGGTCACCAGAAACGTCTTACCTTGAATATCCATGCGCGCGGGTTTCCCAGAAGGTGTGCTTCGAGTTGCAATAAAACCTGGAGGCAATGATTCCTGGCGGCCTGGTCGCGGATGCGCTGGAATTCGTCCCGGGCCGGGTGAAACTAGAGCCGTTCGATGATCGTGCACGTGGCCTGACCGTGGCCGATGCACATGGTCTGCAGGCCGATGCGCCCGCCCGTGGCTTCGAGCCCGGCCAGCATCTTCGACATCAGGCCGGCTCCGGTGCCGCCCAGCGGATGGCCGTGAGCGATCGCGCCGCCCCAGGGATTGACCTTGGCCATATCGGGCTTGAGCTCGCGGGCCCAACCGAGCACGACCGTGGCAAACGCTTCGTTGATCTCGATCCAGTCGATGTCCTTGATCGTCAAACCGGCGCGCTTCAGCGCCTTTTGCGTGGCGGGAATCACGCCGGCCAATTGCAGGGTCGGATCGTCGCCCACGGCCACGCGTGCCAGGAACCTTGCACGCGGCTTGAGGCCTTCGCTCCGCGAGACTTCGTCGCTGGCGATCAACACGGCCGCGGCCCCGTCGGAAATCTGGCTGCTGTTCGCGGCCGTCACGACACCGTTGCCGTCCGGGCGAAACACCGTGGCCAGCGAAGCCATCTTGGCCCGATCAACCACGTCGCGCACGCCCTCGTCGCGGGTCACGTCGATCTTTTTGCCTTCCTTGTCGACCCCTGTGGTCGGCAACAGCTCTTTGTTGCGATTCTCCTTGGCGGCGCGGCTGGCGCGGGCATGGCTCTCGATCGAGAAATCGTCGACGTCCTGCCGGGTGATGTTCCATTTCTCGGCCATCCGCTCGGCGCTTTCGCCTTGATGCACCAATTCGAATTGCTTGAACAGGGCCGGGTTCAAGTTGCCCAGGTCGCCCACGTCGCTGAACATGGGGGCCCGCGTCATGCTCTCGATGCCGCAGCCGATGGCGAAATCGGAGTCGCCGGCGGCCACTTCCTGCGCGGCGAAATGGATCGCCTGCTGGCTCGAGCCGCACATGCGGTTCAGGCTCACGGCCGGCACGTGCACGGGAAAGCCCGCCAGCAACACGCCCAGGCGGCCGATGTTGGCCCCCTGCTGACCGGCCTGGGTGACGCAACCGGTGACAACGTCGTCGATCTTGGCTGGATCGACCTTGGCGCGCTCGAGCAGCCCCTTGAGCGTGTGGGCCAGTAAGGCGTCAGGATGGGTTTCGCGATAGGCGCCATCGCGGCGGCCAAACGGCGTGCGGACGGCCTCGACGATCACAGGTTGCGGCATGGCTCGATACTCCTCGCGCGGCGTCGGGCCGCGGATCGAAAGAACGTGTCGGGTAGATGCGTGGGACGGTCAGGTCGAACCGCGGCCCTCAGTATAATGGTCGCGAAACTGCTCGCGTAGCGCCGACTTGAGGAACTTCCCCGCCGAGGTGCGGGGAATCGCCGTGACAAACTCGACGCAATCGGGCAGCCACCATTTGGCGAATTGTGGTCGCAGAAACTCGATCAATTCCTCGCTCGTGGCCCGGCCTTCCGGCTTCAAGACTACCACGGCCAGCGGGCGCTCCTGCCATTTGGGGTGGGCGACGGGAATCACGGCTGCCTCGGCCACGGCCGGGTGCCCCATCAGCGCGTTTTCCAATGCCACCGAGCTGATCCACTCGCCGCCCGACTTGATCACATCCTTGGCCCGGTCTTGCAGTTGGATGCAGCCGTCGGGCTCAATGGCCACGATGTCGCCGGTGCGAAACCAGCCGTCTTCGGTAAACGACGCCGCCCCGCTGGGACAGTCGTAATAGCTGGCGGCCACCCAGGGCCCGCGGACTTCGAGCTCGCCCATCGATTGCCCGTCCCAGGGGACTTCGCCGTTCTCGTTGCGGCCGCGGACTTCGACAAACGCCACCGGACCGCCCTGCTTGGCGCGGTAGGCAAATTGCGCGTCCTCGCCCGCGTTGCGCAGCCGGCTCGGGACGTTCGAAATGGTGCCCATCGGGCTCAGCTCGGTCATACCCCAGGCGTGCAGCACGTGCAGCCCATGCCGGCGTTGAAAGCCTTCGATCATCGAACGCGGCGCGGCCGAGCCGCCGACGATCATGGCCCGTAGCGACGACAGGTCGAAACGTTTCGGGTCTTTGTCGAGGATCTGCAACATGCCGAGCCAGATCGTCGGCACGCCGGCCGTGAGCGTCACGCGTTCGCGAGCCAACAAGTCGAGCAGGCTGGGCGGGTCGAGGTGCGGCCCGGGAAACACCTGCGTCGCGCCGACCAGCGCGCAACTGAAGGGCAGCCCCCACGCGTTGGCATGAAACATCGGCACCACGGGCAAGCAGACGTCGGCCTCGCACACGCCGTGCGCGTCGACCATCGTGGTCACCAACGAGTGCAAGGTGATGGCGCGGTGCGAGTAGAGCACGCCCTTGGGCCGGCCCGTGGTCCCCGAGGTGTAGCACATCGCGGCGGCCTGCTGTTCGTCGAGTTCGGGCCACTCGAAGCGTCGTCCTTCGACCGACGCGAGCAGGTCCTCGTAATCGAGCATCCCGGGCGGCGGGCGGTGCCCCGGCTCGCAGACGACGATCACGTGCTCGAACCCGGCCGCCGCGCGGAACTGGTCGAGCAGCGGCAACAGCGACTCGTCGACAATCACGGCGCGGTCGCCGGCGTGCTTGGCGATGTATCCCAGGTCGTTGGGGTGCAAGCGGAGATTGAGCGTGTGCAGCACGGCACCGGCGCAGGGAATGCCGAAGTACGCCTCGAGATGCTGGTAGTGGTTCCAGCAGAGCGTGCCGACGCGATCTCCGGAGCCGATGCCCAGGTTGGCCAGCGCCAGCGACAATCGCTGCATGCGGTCCAGCATGTCGCCGTAGGTGTAGCGATGGATCGACTTGTCCGTGCGCTGCGTGACGATGGGCTTGTCGCGAAACCGCTGCTGGCAGCGGCGCAGCATAGCGGGCAGCGTCAGCTGAAAGTCCATCATCAGTCCGTGCATGTGCGGAGATCTCCCAGAGGGTCGCGCGGGGCCGGCGCAGGCGGTTACTTGCGGCTCAGTTCGCGGGCAATGATGTTGCGCTGAATTTCGCTCGTGCCTTCGTAGATTTGCAGCACCTTGGCGTCGCGATAGAGCTTCTCGACGGGAAACTCGGTGCTGTAGCCCATGCCGCCGAAGACCTGGACAGCTTCGCTCGCGGCCCAGGTGGCCGAGTCGGCGGCAAAAGCCTTGGCATAGGCGGCTTGCATCGTGTTCCGCTGGCCCGAGTCGATCAGCCAAGAGGCTTCGAGCGTCAGCAGCCGCGCCGCTTCGAGCCGGATCGCCATGTCGGCCAGCTTGTGGCCGATCGCCTGATGCGCGATGAGCGGCTGTCCCATCGAGGTGCGCTCCTTGGCATAGGCCAGCGCTTCGTCCAGGCAGCGCTGGATCAGGCCCACCGCCGAGGCGGCGATCATCGGTCGCGAACGATCGAAGACCCGCATGGCGATTTGGAACCCGGCACCTTCTTCGCCCAGCAGCCGCGCGGGCTCCAGTTCGACGTCGACGAAATTCAACTCCGCGGCGGGTGAGGCGCGCTGGCCGAGTTTTTCCAGCTTGCGGCCGACCGTCACGCCCGGCTGATCCAGGTCGACGACGAAGGCCGAGATGCCGTGATGTCGTTGCGTCGGATCGGTCTTGGCAAACACGATGGCAAAGCTCGACACCGTGGCATTGCTGATCCAGATCTTCGTACCGTTGAGCAAATAGCGGTCGCCGCGGCGCAGCGCGGTCGACTGGATGCCGGCGACGTCCGATCCGGCGGCCGGTTCGGTCGCGGCGTAGCAACCGAATTGACCGCTGGTGAGCCGGCCGAGGTATTCGCGCTTTTGCGCTTCGGTCCCGGCCACGGCCAGCGCATCGGCCGAGACGGCGTTCAGTCCCAGCGCACCGCCGATGCCCGTGCAGCCCCAGGCCAACTGTTCGGTGACGACGGCCAGGTCGAGCACGCCCAATCCCGCGCCGCCGTAGGCCGGCGCAACCGTCAGGTTCACCAGCCCCAGCTCTCGGGCCCGCGCGTACAGCTCGTGCGGAAAGCTCTGTTCGCGGTCGTGCTTGGCCGCAACGGGGACAATTTCCTTGGCCGCAAAATTATGGGCCAGGTCGCGGATCAACCGCTGTTCTTGCGAAAGTTGAAAGTCCATCGACGCATCCTGGCGCAAGCGGCGGCCGTAGCCTGCCGCGATCTCGAAACTCCCCCAAACCGGCCCGCATTATGGTCTCAGGCTGCGGCGAGAGGGAGGGCGCGCGAGATTATTCGGCCAGCCGCTCGATCTCCGTGTCGAAGCGCACCGCCACGACAATCCACCGGCCGGGGTCGTTGGCCGCGGCCGTGCGATCGAACGTGCGGTAGACGGTGAAATACCAGACCACCGGAAAGGTTTCGCATTTATAGAGATACTTGAGCACCAAGACGTCGGTGCCGATGCGCCGGGCCGTGATCTGCTCGAAATTGCGCGCGGGGCCATAGAGCCGCGCCAATTCGGGCGTCTTGGTGACCAGCGCGTCGACGGCCGCCGTCTGCTTTGCCAGCGGCGATCCCGCGAGCAGCCCGGTAAACGCGTCGCGCACGCGGTCGGCCGAAATATCGCGGAAAAACAGTTCGATCCGCTCCGTCACGGCATCGGGCACGGCGACCGGCGGGGGCTCGCTTGGCTGGGCGGCCAGGCTCGCGACCGGCGCGAAGCAGAGCCAGCCCAGGCAGACGATCGAGCAACGCACTTGCGCGTTCATCGACAACGACCCTCCTTGGAACAACGATCGGGCTCGGGCGGTTTACACCAGCGAGCCGGGAATCTGGATCGGCCGTCCGTTGAACTCGGCCTGGATTTCCGCGGCGATGAAGAACGAACCTGTCACGCACAGCAAGTCGGCCGGGTCGAGCGACTCGCGCGCCGTCCGCCACGCCGCGAGGGGATCGGCCACGGCCAGGCAATCGGACCGGCCCAATTCCGCGGCGCAGGCGACGAGGCTTTCGGGCGACTGCGCGCGGGGATTGCTCAAGAACCGCGTCATCACGACGCGCTCGAAGTGGGGGAGCAGCTCGCGCAGCATGCCGGGTGCGTCCTTGTCGCTACTCGTGGCGAACAGCAACGTCCGCCGGCGCGCCACGAAGCTCTCCTCGAGCGCCTGGAGCAGGGCCACGACCGACGCGACATTGTGTGCCGCGTCCACCACCACGGTCGGCTGCCGAGAGATCACCTCGATCCGCGCCGGCCAGCGCACCTGGGCCAATCCCCGGCGGATCGCCGCTTCGGGCAAGTCCCATCCCTGGCGGCGCAACTGTACCAGGGCGGCGATGGCCACGGCCGCATTGGCCGCCTGGTGCTGGCCGACCAACCCCAGCTCGACGTCCGCCAGGTGCGTTTTGCCGGCACCATCGTCGTAGTGAAAATCGATCGTCGGGCACTGATCGGCCAGATCGAGCCGGGCAGGGGCATGATACTCGGCCTTGAATTCCACGTTGAGCTCGATCAGCGGCGCGCGACGTTCGCGGCAGATTTCGCAGATCGCGGCCCGCGCCGTGGGCTCGCCGACACCGCTCACGGTCGGTACCTGCGGCTTGACGATGCCGGCCTTTTCGCGGGCGATTAATTCCAGCGTGTTGCCCAACTGACGCGTGTGGTCGTAACTGATGCTCGTGATCAGCGCCGTGCGGGGTGTGACGACGTTGGTCGAGTCGAGGCGTCCGCCAAGCCCGACTTCGAGCACCGCGGCATCGACCCCTTGGCGCGCAAAATCGACCAGCGCCATGGCCGTCAAGACTTCGAAATAGGTAGGGGAGCGCAAATCGCTCTCTTCGCCTTGTGCGTCGAGCCACTCGACCACGGGCCGGACGATTTCGACCAACTCGGCCAGCCGCTCGGGAGAGCAGGACACTCCGTCGATCGCCACGCGTTCTTCGACACGAAACAGGTGCGGCGAGCTGAACAGGCCCGTGCGGTAGCCGGCGGCGGTCAACACGGCCGCCGTCATCGCCGAGGTGGAACCTTTGCCCTTGGTGCCGGCGACGTGGACGAAATTCAGCTCTTGGTGCGGCGAGCCGAGTTCTTCCAGCAGCCGCCGCATGCGATCGAGCTTCAGCACCCCGGCGCCATACGGCATCCGCAGCGACCGCTCGTAATTGATCCGCCCATAGAGGAACTCAAGGGCGGCTGCATAAGGACCCGAAGGGGGCTCGCCGGCGACGATCGGGTCCATCGGGTCTCTTGCCCGCACAACAAAGGGTCTGAGAAGCGATGGCCCATTCTACCGACGTGCGTGTCGGTTGTCTGCTTGACCCAGCTTCGCGCGGCGGACCGCCGCGGCGAGCCGCTCAGGCGACCAATTCGCGCAGGCCGCGACCGCGTGCTTCGACGTGCAGCGACTCGCAAATCCGGCGGATCTCGTCGAGGTCGCGCCGCACCGTGTCGGCCAGCAGGCGCTCGTCGCGGCCGTCGGCCAACTCCCAGGCCTGGAACGATCGGGTCAGATGATCGAGCACGTCCTTCATCCACAAGAACTTGGCTCGTCGTTCCATGACAGGCTCCCTTTGCAGCGGCGAGGAAAGGCGTTTCGGGTCAAACGCCCCGGGCCAAGGGCAACTCTCATGCCGCCAACCAGGCTGGCAATGCTGGCGCGCGGCCAGTCTTGAATCCTAAGCGACTTGCAATGAAGTACTTGGGGCGAGAGCACCGCGCTTGGCGGCACTCGCATCTAGCGCCAGCATCGTGCCGTGCGTTGTAAGAATTGCAAGGCGATCTGGGTACGGCCGAGGTTTCGGCCGTACCCAGATCGGTTGCGTCAGGAGGTTCGCGGCGGCATGTCGCCGTAGCAAGCAGCGACCGTCTAGTTGGACGATCCAGTGGACATGACCTCGGCGCCGGCCCGCGTGGAAAGTGCGCGCCAAAGAAAGATGTCGGTCCCGTCGGTGTAGACGCGTACGGAGCCGTCCATCAGCAGGCCGTGAACGACGCCTTCGTGGTAACTGCGTGCGGTGACCGCGGCATACGTGGGGATCGTCAGCGTCTTGGCCTCGGTCGAGTTGATCCAGTCGACATCGTATTGCCCGGTCGAGT is part of the Pirellulales bacterium genome and encodes:
- the asnB gene encoding asparagine synthase (glutamine-hydrolyzing), which codes for MCGIMAIYSGREPVPLEALSRGTARLHHRGPDGQRHWVAPHGRVALGHARLSIIDLVTGDQPLSNEDERLHLVVNGEFYDFERIRRELEERGHRFRTKSDSEIALHLYEERGALCLDELRGEFAMVLWDESSQILLAARDRFGIKPLYYAHHEGRLYLASEAKALFAAGVPARWDYESYFQTAHVYFDQDRSLFAGVYQVPPGHYLLATPERVQVVCYWDFDYPQREVLAAKPQDPREYIERLRAELDHAVRLRLRADVPVGCYLSGGIDSCTLLGIASQHHPEPIKAFTLCFEDAAAYNEQHVAEEMARLAGADFHALPIRQPQLADSFADAVWHSETITSNPHGVAKFLLSERVREHGYKVVLTGEGSDEILGGYAHFRRDMLLYNSPPRDPAEIERLLAELEDANEVSRGILLPTGQVMQLDVVRNMLGFVPSWIETRSANSVRYRRMFRPEFLEGFGARDPFRLFLERMPLRGQLRGRDPVNQSLYLWTKSMLPNYLLNFLGDRMEMAHSIEGRVPFLDHKVVELIRDMPVHLKINGMTEKYALREAARPVLTDTVYKRQKHPFLAPPSGLDPQGRLSQMMNDVLRGPVLESQPFYEPAAVIYLLDKMADFDDRKRSGVSYILTTVLSACVLHERYGL
- a CDS encoding nitroreductase, whose translation is MYDLDQTICERRSVRGFLPDRPVPAATIRECLELAQRAPSNCNVQPWRVFLASGAGCERLRRTLAEAIGRGEMPNPEDEQDKFPPPYRRLQVDCAVRMYNEMGIGRDDHAGRMQAMMRNFELFDAPHVAIVCMEKYYGLGVALDVGMWVQTFMLALWSRGVQSCPQASLRQYPTIFKSVLGIPDELRMLCGVTFGYEDPAVPANRTRQTREPIDANVVFVDA
- a CDS encoding DUF1801 domain-containing protein — its product is MTENKAKPKAKKGVVLLSGGNPQIAKADGDAPVQAYIAAMPGWKRDLGKRLDALIVKSAPKVRKAVKWNSPFYGIEGHGWFLSFHVFTHYVKVTFFTGASLRPVPPGGTERSKDARWIDIRAGDQLDEAQMSKWVKQAAALPGWLT
- a CDS encoding 3-hydroxyacyl-CoA dehydrogenase, with the protein product MDIQGKTFLVTGGASGLGEATVRQILAKGGNAIIADLKDEQGQALVKELGSSARFLATDVSKTEQVQACIAAAQSHFGGLHGAINCAGVGWAARVCPKEGPHDLELFTTIVNINLIGTFNVIRLVGAAMTGAPPVNEDNERGVIINTASVAAFDGQIGQAAYSASKGGVVAMTLPIARELARFGIRVVTVAPGLFDTPMMQALPDEAKKSLGAQVPFPSRLGQPKEYAALACHIIENPMINGECIRLDGAIRMAPK
- a CDS encoding thiolase family protein gives rise to the protein MPQPVIVEAVRTPFGRRDGAYRETHPDALLAHTLKGLLERAKVDPAKIDDVVTGCVTQAGQQGANIGRLGVLLAGFPVHVPAVSLNRMCGSSQQAIHFAAQEVAAGDSDFAIGCGIESMTRAPMFSDVGDLGNLNPALFKQFELVHQGESAERMAEKWNITRQDVDDFSIESHARASRAAKENRNKELLPTTGVDKEGKKIDVTRDEGVRDVVDRAKMASLATVFRPDGNGVVTAANSSQISDGAAAVLIASDEVSRSEGLKPRARFLARVAVGDDPTLQLAGVIPATQKALKRAGLTIKDIDWIEINEAFATVVLGWARELKPDMAKVNPWGGAIAHGHPLGGTGAGLMSKMLAGLEATGGRIGLQTMCIGHGQATCTIIERL
- a CDS encoding long-chain fatty acid--CoA ligase is translated as MHGLMMDFQLTLPAMLRRCQQRFRDKPIVTQRTDKSIHRYTYGDMLDRMQRLSLALANLGIGSGDRVGTLCWNHYQHLEAYFGIPCAGAVLHTLNLRLHPNDLGYIAKHAGDRAVIVDESLLPLLDQFRAAAGFEHVIVVCEPGHRPPPGMLDYEDLLASVEGRRFEWPELDEQQAAAMCYTSGTTGRPKGVLYSHRAITLHSLVTTMVDAHGVCEADVCLPVVPMFHANAWGLPFSCALVGATQVFPGPHLDPPSLLDLLARERVTLTAGVPTIWLGMLQILDKDPKRFDLSSLRAMIVGGSAAPRSMIEGFQRRHGLHVLHAWGMTELSPMGTISNVPSRLRNAGEDAQFAYRAKQGGPVAFVEVRGRNENGEVPWDGQSMGELEVRGPWVAASYYDCPSGAASFTEDGWFRTGDIVAIEPDGCIQLQDRAKDVIKSGGEWISSVALENALMGHPAVAEAAVIPVAHPKWQERPLAVVVLKPEGRATSEELIEFLRPQFAKWWLPDCVEFVTAIPRTSAGKFLKSALREQFRDHYTEGRGST
- a CDS encoding acyl-CoA dehydrogenase family protein — encoded protein: MDFQLSQEQRLIRDLAHNFAAKEIVPVAAKHDREQSFPHELYARARELGLVNLTVAPAYGGAGLGVLDLAVVTEQLAWGCTGIGGALGLNAVSADALAVAGTEAQKREYLGRLTSGQFGCYAATEPAAGSDVAGIQSTALRRGDRYLLNGTKIWISNATVSSFAIVFAKTDPTQRHHGISAFVVDLDQPGVTVGRKLEKLGQRASPAAELNFVDVELEPARLLGEEGAGFQIAMRVFDRSRPMIAASAVGLIQRCLDEALAYAKERTSMGQPLIAHQAIGHKLADMAIRLEAARLLTLEASWLIDSGQRNTMQAAYAKAFAADSATWAASEAVQVFGGMGYSTEFPVEKLYRDAKVLQIYEGTSEIQRNIIARELSRK
- a CDS encoding bifunctional folylpolyglutamate synthase/dihydrofolate synthase, translated to MDPIVAGEPPSGPYAAALEFLYGRINYERSLRMPYGAGVLKLDRMRRLLEELGSPHQELNFVHVAGTKGKGSTSAMTAAVLTAAGYRTGLFSSPHLFRVEERVAIDGVSCSPERLAELVEIVRPVVEWLDAQGEESDLRSPTYFEVLTAMALVDFARQGVDAAVLEVGLGGRLDSTNVVTPRTALITSISYDHTRQLGNTLELIAREKAGIVKPQVPTVSGVGEPTARAAICEICRERRAPLIELNVEFKAEYHAPARLDLADQCPTIDFHYDDGAGKTHLADVELGLVGQHQAANAAVAIAALVQLRRQGWDLPEAAIRRGLAQVRWPARIEVISRQPTVVVDAAHNVASVVALLQALEESFVARRRTLLFATSSDKDAPGMLRELLPHFERVVMTRFLSNPRAQSPESLVACAAELGRSDCLAVADPLAAWRTARESLDPADLLCVTGSFFIAAEIQAEFNGRPIQIPGSLV